In Chlorobiota bacterium, the sequence GGCCAGCTGGGCAATCTCGGCAACGGGGGTTAGCACGCCGGTGGAGGTTTCGGCATGGACAATGGCAACCATTTTTGGCGAACGCCCGCGCACTGCCTGGGCAATCTGCTCCGGCTCGATGATTCGCCCCCACTCCGCTTCCACGCGAACAACGGTTGCGCCACACCGCTGGGCAACGTCGGCCATTCTTCCGCCAAACACGCCGTTGATGCCAACAACAACTTCATCGCCTGGCTCAATCAGGTTCACAAAACAGAACTCCATCCCCGCGCTTCCGGTGCCGCTTACGGGGAAGGTCATCGGGTTGGATGTCAGGAACACGGCGCGGAGCATCTCCTTCACCTCTTCCATCAATCCAACAAAGAGCGGGTCCAGGTGGCCAAGCAGCGGCCGCGACATTGCATCAAGCACCGATTGCGGGACCATGCTGGGACCCGGCCCCATCAGCAGGCGGTGCGGAGGGTTGAATTGAGCGATCATAATCCAAGTGATTGTTTGAAGGTTGATTGTTGCGGTTACGGTTGCTGTTTACCGGATCACTTCCACGCTGCACTCGGCGCGGGTTGCCACCGCCGATGAGACGCTCCCCAGCAGGAACCGCTCCAGGCCGCGGACCCCTTTCGCCCCCAGGAAAATGGTGTCGGCATCCATCCGTTCTGCTTCCTGCAGCAGCATCTTTTTTGGCGATCCTTCTTGCACCATGATGGAGGTCCCAAGCCCAACCCCTTGCAACCGGCTGGCAACCGAAGCGGCCACCCCCTCCATCCGCTCCCGCTCGCGATTGTGGTTTGCGGCAAACCACTCTTCGCTCTCCTCAGATTGCGGCGGGAACGCGGTTGGGAAGTAGAGGTCCAACGCCGAAACAATACGGGCTTCCGCCCCTGCGGGCCACCTGCGCGAGGCAACCATTTCCACCATCCGTTCGGAGCCGATGGAGCCATCCACCCCAAGCAGAAGGCGGGGCGGGCCGCTGCGGCGGTGGGGTTTTGCCCGCCCGATCCGCACGGGGCAATGCGCCTCGGCCAACACTTTGTGCGAGACGCTTCCCAGCAGCAATCGCCCCAGCATGGAACGCCCTTGCGCGCCAACCACAATCATTTCGGCCCTCCATTCTTCGGCCTGGGCAAGGATTCCCAGCGAAGGGGAATCGGCGTAGGCTTGGGCGTTGATGGTGGCTGCGGGGAAGCTGTTGCGAAGCAAGTCCGCCCCTTCGTCGGCAATCTGGAACGCCCGCGACAGCTCGCGGCTGGAGCGTTCGTGAAGGCTACGTAATCCGGTGGGAATGAACTCCGGCAACGGCTCCTGCTCAAGACTTTCCGGCTCGAGCGGGTGCCAAACTTCGGCGACAGTAACCACCAGGAAACGGGTGTCGGCATCAAGCCCGGCGGTGGCCAAATCATGCAAGGCCGCAACCGAGGATTTGGAGCCATCAAACGCAAGCAGAACGTTCATCACAGATTTGGTATCGGAATTGGGAGTTAGGAAAATTGGCCACAAAGAACGGATAATCTTGGAGCGGTGCAAGCGGGCGCAAAGTGGGGAGATAGGGATGGGAGAATTGCTGGCGGAACGATTTGCATTCTTGGTTGGGATATTCTTTGGCAAGCCCTTGCGCGTTGTGATAGATTCGCCGTATTCTTCGGCCATTGAACTGCTGCGTGCGATGCCGAACCAATCGCGATGCCATCGCTGCCCGTTATCTTTGGCACTCAATCCAACACTCAATCCCGCCGTTGCTATGCGTTCTTCCCTGCTTCTGTTGTTCTGCGCCGCGATGTTCGCGGCGATTGCTGTTCCGGCCCACGCCCAGAAGCAGTACAACGTCTGGTATTTCGGCGACCGGATTGGCGTTGATTTCAACAGTGGAGCACCGGTGGCGCGAACCGACGGGCAGATGATCCAGCCAGAAGGCCCAGCAAGCATTTGCAACCCCACCACGGGCGAGCTGCTGTTTTACACCGACGGCATCAGCGTCTGGAACCGGAACCACCAGTATATGCCGAACGGCGCGTTTGTGCTGCATGGGTCCACCAACACCACCCAATCCGCACTTATCGTCCCAATCCCCGGGGACTCGCTCCGCTACCTGATCTTCACCGCCGACGACAAGGAGGATGAGGACCAGGGAGTGGAATACGCGATGGTGGATATGAACCTTGCCGGCGGGCTTGGGGATATCGTCTTCCGCAACCGCCAGCTGTTGATCCCCACAACCGAAAAATTGGTGGCGGTTGCCCACAGCAACGGATGTGATATCTGGGTGATTGCCCATGGCGTAAACAACAACTGGTTCTACGCTTGGTTGGTGGATCGCAGCGGAACCCCCAGCGCGCCGGTAATCTCCAAAGCCGGAAGCATCCACCCCGACACCACCGGGAAAGTTGGCTACCTGAAGGCCTCGCCCGATGGCTCCAAACTGGTTGCCGTCATCGGCGGGAAATATCTGGGAACCACCATTGCCCGAAGCTCCGCCGTTGACTTCTTGACGTTCAACAATCTGACGGGGGAAGTTGGGTTTATCGGGAGTCTTCCGGCGGATCAGCGCGAGTACGGAGCCAGCTTCAGCCCTGATAACTCCAAGCTCTACATCGTCCGCTCCGGCAGCAATAACGAGGGGTGCTACCAGTACGACCTCAGCAGTGGGGATTTGGCAACGATCATCTCCACCAAAACCTACATCAGCAACGACTCGCAGCTTGGGACCGCGCAGATTGGACCGGATGGGAAACTCTACATCACCCGCAACAACGTCTCGTTCCTTGCTGCTGTCGAGAATCCCAACGCTGCGGGCGTGGCCTGCGGCTACAACGGAACCGCGGTTCCGCTTGCTGGAAGGATTGGGGGATTGGGGCTGCCGAACAACATTGACGCGTTGTCGAAAGATCCGGCCGGATGCAAGCTCCCCTTTGCCGACTTCTCGCTGGACGACAGCACCATCTGCGTTGGCGGGTGCGTCCGCCCAACCGACCGCAGCCGAAACAGCCCAACCGAATGGCAGTGGCGTGCAACCGGAGGAACTCCAGCGGGATCGGACCGCCAGGACCCCGGCCCCATCTGTTTTGACCAACCTGGCGACCACACCATCACCCTAACCGTCAGCAACCAGAATGGCATTGACGTGCTGGGGAAATCCATCACCGTGAAGGTGCTTCCCCCCCCGCCCATTGATGCCGGAAAGGACACCACCATTTGCCGTGGGAAACCGCTGGCACTCCGCGCCACGCAAGGGGTCCGCTACGTTTGGTCCCCGGGAACCGACCTAAGCTGCACCGACTGCCCCGACCCAATCGCCACGCCGGCAGCGGACATCACCTACTACGTGATGGGGACCGACACCAACGGCTGCGTCGGGACCGACTCGATCCGCGTGACGGTGAAGGAATCCACACCGCCAACCATCACTCCCGCAGGGCCGGTGGTCCTTTGCGCCGGCGATAGCATCACCCTTACCGTGGATGGAACCTTCAGCAGCTACCGTTGGAGCAACAACGCCAGCGGGCCGGCCATCACCGTCAACGCCAGCGGAGATTATGCCGTCACGGTCACCGATTCGTTTGGCTGCGTTGCCAGCTCGGCCCCGGTGCAGGTGACGGTTGCGGCGCAGCTTTCGCCGACCATCACCCCCGGCGGACCCACCACGTTTTGCGATGGCGACAGCCTTCTGCTTTCGGCATCATCGGGCTTCCAACGCTACCGATGGACAACCGGAGACACCACCGCCAGCATCGTTGTCCGCAGCAGCGGCAGCTACGGCGTGACGGTGGGTTCGGGAAATTGCGAGGGGGCCGCAACGCCGGTGGCGGTGACGGTGAATCCATCCCCGGCCCCGGTCATCACTGCCAGCGGCCCTCTCTCCTTCTGCGACGGCGACAGCGTGGTGCTGGATGCTGGCGGGGGATTTGGAAGCTACCGCTGGTCCACCGGCGACACCACCCAACGAATCACCGTGCGAAGCTCCGGCAGCTACGCGGTCACGGTTTCCAACGGGTTTGGCTGCAAGCGGACCTCGGCCCCGGTGGACATCACCGCGGGGGCGGCGGCTTCGGCAACAATCGGGATTCCCGTGGTGCAGGCGGCGGCTGGTGCGCGAGTGAAGATTCCGATTGAGGTCCGCACGCAAACCAATCTTGAACGAAGCTGCGCAACGGAGTTCACGGCCACAATCCGCTTCAACCGGACATTGCTCCACCCGGTTGGCAATACTCCACTTGGCACAGTAAGCGGGATGGAGCGGGTGATTACGGTGAAAGGAAATCCGAAGCAAGCAACAACCGGGGCCGCCGCCGCAGAGCTTGAGTTTGTGGCAACGCTGGGGAACGCAACCAGCACCCCGCTACTGATAGAGAATCTGACATGGGACAAAGGAAGCGTGGCAACAACGGTGGAAAGTGGAGAGTTCCGGTTGGCAGAAATCTGCGCCGAAGGAACCACGCGGCTGATTGATGCCAGCGGCTCGTTCGGGCTGAAGCCAATCCGCCCAAACCCAACCACGGGAAGCGCCGAGTTGGAGTACAGCATCCTTGAGCCAGGCCACACCCGGCTGATGCTTTCCGACCCATTAGGGAACCTTGTGCTGAAACTGTTGGATGGCGAAATACACCCCGGAACGTACATCACCACCATGGACCTAAACGCCCTTCCTGCCGGGCTTTACACCCTGGTGCTCCAAACCCCAACGCAACGTGCGGTGGAGCAGGTGATGGTTGTGAAGTGAGCAAAGGAAGGAAGCGCGATAGGTGAGTGAAGAAGAACGCTCTGCCTCTTCTCCACGCCTCCGTAACTTGTTTTTAGCCGCTGTGTTGAAGCGGCACACATGGCGGCATTGCGCCGCTTCCTTCCGCTGCCAGATATGGTGGCAGTTTCCTTCCAAACCAACGATCGTTTCCCATGAACTTTCTACTTGGCAATCGCTTTTGGGCAATTCCTGCCCTTCTGCTCGCTTTTATCATTGGGGCCTGTTCCAGCAACGCACCAACCGATGTCCCCGACGGCAACACTACGGTAAACGGATTGGTGAAAGACCCCGGCGGGTTAATTCTTCCCAATGCCATTGTTGAGGTGATCAACAGCGCGAACACACGAATTGCGGCCGACACCACCGACGACGACGGCGCGTTCCTGCTGGCAAAACTTCCTGAGGATCTGAAAGGGCTGCAATTTCGGATCACCCACTCCGATTTCCGGATTGCAAACCAAGAACTATCCGCTGCAATCGCGCTGGCCGGCGGGTCCACCGGCATCAGCCTGACGCTGGTGGCCAACGACAGCAGCTGCGGCAGCATTGCGGTGACCGTGGTGGACGACTCCACCGGCGCAGCAATCGCCGGCGCAGATGTCAAAATCTCCCGTGGGGAATCCCTTCGCACAAAAAACCAGACCGACTCGAACGGCGTTGCAACGTTCGGATCATTGCCTGCGGCAACCTACGCTTTGCGCGTCTTCAAAGCTGGCTACCGCGTGTTGGAGCAAAGCCTAACGCTGGGGGAATGCGACACGCTGCGGGTTACGGCGGAACTGATACGAAGCGAGGGGGAGAAGCCACAAGCAAAGGATAGCTGCTGCAACGGAGTGCTGACAATCATCCCAAAAGATTCCGCCACCGGTGCGGTGATTACCGGTGCGGAAGTCCGCATCAATAAAGCCGGGTTGGAGGGGCGGAAAGTGATCTCTACCGGAGATGGAAGCATCTTCCGGGAAGTTTGCGAGGGGAACTACGAGGTTCGGATTGCGCGCGAAGGCTACCGCGTTGTG encodes:
- a CDS encoding universal stress protein; this encodes MNVLLAFDGSKSSVAALHDLATAGLDADTRFLVVTVAEVWHPLEPESLEQEPLPEFIPTGLRSLHERSSRELSRAFQIADEGADLLRNSFPAATINAQAYADSPSLGILAQAEEWRAEMIVVGAQGRSMLGRLLLGSVSHKVLAEAHCPVRIGRAKPHRRSGPPRLLLGVDGSIGSERMVEMVASRRWPAGAEARIVSALDLYFPTAFPPQSEESEEWFAANHNRERERMEGVAASVASRLQGVGLGTSIMVQEGSPKKMLLQEAERMDADTIFLGAKGVRGLERFLLGSVSSAVATRAECSVEVIR